The sequence TGCTTGAGAACGCGATTAACGCGGTTGACCTAGACAACAAGAATGCGTCACTGATCGATGTCATTGGTGAGACAGCAGACTTAGTTGCGAAAAACTCAATCTTTGTTCAGCACCCAGACTGCATTGCACACCTTCACACGCCACCGCTGATGCCAGCAGTAGCGGCTGAATCTATGATTGCGGCATTAAACCAATCTATGGATTCTTGGGACCAAGCGTCGTCTGCGACTTACGTAGAACAGAAAGTAGTGGATTGGCTATGTGGTAAATACGAGCTAGGCGAGAAGTCAGACGGTATTTTCACAAGTGGTGGTACGCAAAGCAACCAAATGGGCTTAATGCTGGCTCGTGATTGGATTGCTGATAAGCTAAGCGGCCACTCTATCCAAAAATTGGGTCTTCCTGATTACGCAGATAAGTTACGTATCGTATGTTCGAAGAAATCGCACTTCACGGTACAAAAATCCGCGTCTTGGATGGGGCTTGGTGAAAAAGCAATTCTTGCCGTTGACGCAAATGCTGACGGTACAATGGATGTGAGTAAGCTTGAGTCTGTACTTGAGCAAGCGAAATCCGAAGGGTTAATTCCGTTTGCTATCGTAGGTACTGCGGGCACAACCGATCACGGTGCGATCGACGATCTTGATTTCATCGCGGATATGGCTCAAAAACACAACATGTGGATGCACGTTGATGGCGCTTACGGTGGTGCATTGATTCTAAGCAGCCACAAAAATCGCTTGAAAGGTATTGAGCGTGCCGAATCGGTCAGTGTGGATTTCCACAAGCTGTTCTATCAAACAATCAGCTGTGGTGCGCTATTGGTGAATGACAAAGCGAACTTCAAGTTCCTGCTTCATCATGCAGACTACCTAAACCGTGAGCACGATGAGCTACCAAACTTGGTTGATAAATCTATCGCGACTACCAAACGTTTTGACGCTCTAAAAGTATTCATGACCATGCAAAACGTTGGCCCTAACACGCTAGGTGAGATGTACGATCATCTACTGAGTCAAACGCAACAAGTGGCGAATCTTGTGCGTAACAGTGACGAATTTGAATTGTTGGCCGAGCCAGCGCTTTCAACAGTTCTGTTCCGAGCAGCGAATAGCGACGCAGTGGATTTAGACGAACTTAACAAAACTCTAAGACTAGAAGCGTTGGTTCGTGGCGTTGCAGTACTTGGAGAAACGGTAGTGGACGGCAAATCTGCGCTGAAATTCACTATCCTAAACCCTTGTTTGAAGATTTCGGATTTCGAAACTTTACTTAATAAAATCAAAACTCTAGCAGTTGAGCTAGTTAAATAAAGGTAACGAAAAACTATGGCAATTCTACAGATTGGTGCAGGCGGCGTTGGTTGGGTTGTTGCACATAAAGCAGCACAAAACAATGACGTTCTGGGTGATATTACAATCGCATCACGTACCGTAGGTAAGTGTGAGAAAATCATCGAGTCTATTCAGAAGAAAAACAATCTGAAAGACTCAACTAAGAAACTAGAAGCTCGAGCAGTAAATGCTGACGACGTAGATTCATTGGTTGCTCTTATTAAAGAAGTACAGCCTGACCTAGTGATCAACGCGGGTCCTCCTTGGGTAAACATGCCAATCATGGAAGCATGTTACCAAGCGAAAGTGTCTTACTTAGACACATCAGTAGCGGTTGACTTGTGTTCTGAAGGCCAGCAAGTACCAGAAGCGTACGACTGGCAGTGGGGCTACCGTGAGAAGTTCGAAGAAGCGGGCATCACTGGTATCCTAGGTGCAGGTTTCGATCCGGGCGTCGTTTCGGTATTTGCTGCATACGCAGTAAAACACCTGTTCGATGAAATCGACACGATCGACGTAATGGACGTAAACGCAGGTGATCACGGTAAGAAGTTTGCAACTAACTTTGACCCAGAAACCAACATGCTAGAGATCCAAGGCGATTCTTTCTACTGGGAAAATGGCGAGTGGAAACAAGTACCTTGTCACTCACGTATGCTTGAGTTCGAATTCCCGAACTGTGGTTCGCACAAAGTGTACTCAATGGCACACGACGAAGTTCGTTCAATGAAAGAATTCATCCCTGCAAAACGCATTGAATTCTGGATGGGCTTTGGCGATCGTTACCTGAATTACTTCAACGTAATGCGTGATATCGGTCTACTAAGCCCAGACCCGCTAACGCTGCACGATGGCACAGTAGTACAGCCTCTACATGTATTGAAAGCACTACTACCAGACCCAACGTCTCTAGCGCCGGGTTACACTGGTCTAACGTGTATCGGTACTTGGGTTCAAGGTAAGAAAGACGGTAAAGAACGTAGCGTGTTCATCTACAACAATGCTGACCATGAAGTGGCATACGAAGATGTAGAGCACCAAGCGATCTCTTACACTACGGGTGTACCAGCGATCACTGCAGCACTACAGTTCTTCCGTGGCAAGTGGGCAGACAAAGGCGTGTTCAACATGGAACAGCTAGACCCAGATCCGTTCCTAGAAACAATGCCAGAAATCGGTCTAGATTGGCATGTTCAAGAGTTGGAACCTGCTCAAGGCCTACCAGTTATCCACGAGCTTAAAAAATAAGTCGTTAAGCCAAGACTTATCTTGAATTAACTAACTCTAAGCCGATGCAACCGCGTCGGCTTTGTTCGATTTTATAGTGCCTTCGTTTAGGCGAGGGGACTCAAGGTACTAACATGCAACACAATGAACTAAAAACTCCGTACTTCATGATTAATGAAGACAAGCTGATTGCGAACCTAGAGAAAGCGAAACAGCTCAAAGAAATTTCAGGCGTGAAGCTTGTACTTGCACTGAAATGTTTCTCAACTTGGGGTGTGTTTGACATCATCAAGCCTTACCTAGACGGCACAACCAGCTCTGGTCCGTTCGAAGTAAAATTAGGTCACGAAACGTTTGGTGGTGAAACGCACGCATACAGTGTGGGCTACAGCGAAGACGATGTACGTGAAGTGGCAGACATCTGCGATAAGATGATCTTTAACTCACAATCTCAGCTTGCGGCTTACCGCCACATCGTGGAAGGTAAAGCGTCGGTTGGTCTGCGTTTGAACCCAGGCGTAAGCTACGCGGGTCAAGACTTGGCTAACCCTGCACGTAAATTCTCTCGCCTTGGTGTACAAGCGGATCACATCAAACCTGAAGTTTTCGAAGGCATTGATGGTGTGATGTTCCACATGAACTGTGAGAACAAAGACGTCGATGCGTTCATCGGTCTACTGGATGCGATTTCAGAGCAGTTTGGCGAATACCTAAACAAGCTGGATTGGGTGAGCATGGGCGGCGGTGTGTTCTTCACGTGGCCGGGTTACGATATTGAGAAGCTAGGTCTAGCGCTAAAAGCATTCGCTGAGAAACACGGCGTACAAATGTACTTAGAACCGGGTGAAGCGATCATTACTAAAACCACTGATTTAGTGGTGACTGTGGTTGATATCGTTGAGAACGTAAAGAAAACAGCAATTGTCGACTCTGCAACCGAAGCGCACCGCTTAGATACGTTGATTTACAACGAGCCAGCATCGATTCTTGAAGCATCAGAAAATGGTGAACACGAATATGTTATTGGTTCATGTTCATGTCTTGCTGGTGACCAGTTCTGTGTGGCGAACTTTGAACAGCCGTTAGAAATTGGTCAGCGTCTGCATATTCTCGACAGCGCTGGCTACACCATGGTGAAACTAAACTGGTTCAACGGTTTACGCATGCCTTCAGTTTATTGTGAGCGTTCAAGTGGCGAAATTCAGAAGCTGAACGAGTTTGATTATTCAGACTTCAAACGCTCACTATCACAGTGGTCTGTGAAGTAACGTTTTCACGCGTTTAAAAATGACAAAGAGCAGCAATTAAGCTGCTCTTTTTTATTGATGATTGATATCAAAGTATTAGGCTTCCACCATTACTTTTGTATCTTCACTTAGTGATTCCAGTTCATTGGCAATATCATCAATGTCCACTTCGGAAGGCAGTCTAATCGCCATGTTGGCGGTAAATAGGCTGGAGCTTACGCCTCCACCACCTGCGATAAAGACACGCTGGCAATCCATATCCAGAATGCTGACGCCTTGCCCATCTAAGATATGGGTAATTTCATTGACAATGCCGGCTCTATCATTCGAATCTAATCGAATCTGGTAGATAGTATCAGCGTTAGTATGAAGCGCTTGGGAATCAACGATCTGAACAATCAACCCTTGTTGATCTTGAAACGCATTTTTCACCACGTCTGCATTTTTAGATGGCACGTCAACTTTGATAACCGCCGCGACTTGATCTTCTATAAAGTTCACTTTACTGATCAACCACTTCCCACCGTTTTCGTGAGTGATGGCAGCGAGCTGTTTTATAGTAGTGGGTGACGCTTTACCGACAAAGTTAACTATGAATGTTGTATTCACGCTCAGGCTCCTGAAAAGGGAAGGTTACTGACACTACAAAGTGTAGAGCAGTGTTTAAAATAAGGCATGATAGAGTTCAAGGTTTTGAGCTAATCATTTGTTCGCTATACAGTTCTTATACTCTGCGCACAAAATGGAGATGTAGTGGCGTTGGGTTTGTAAGTAATTTGTGTGATAGCGTTTTAAACGCCTAGAATCTGATGATAATTTCCGCACCGTAGAAATAGTCGTCATAGTGAGCGCCTGAACGTAGGGCAAAGTTTGCTGCATCACGGTTATTGAACCACGGTGTGCTACTGTAGTGCAGCTCTGCATTTCCTCCCCAAATGTCACTGACCCAGCCATGGATATGCCCCACTGGATTTAAGAAAAACAAGGTGACGTCTCCCAAACTCGCCGAACCCATAACTTGGCCACCTGACGCGATGATATCTTGTTCCGCCTCTAACATCAGCTCACCTACAACCGCGCCAAAGATTGGAGTGATGAAAAGATCTTGCCAAGAAGGGGCTTCTGCGAACGCTTCAAGACCGTATTCCCAAAACAACGTAGAAACACCTGCGGAATACAGAAACGAACCAAATTCGTTATATCCAGCATGACGCGCAACGGTATAGTAAACCCCACCAAAATAAGGGTGCATGACGTAATTTAAGAAAGGATCATCGCGATCCCACTCAGGGCCAGCACGTACGTTGTCTTTCCATTTAGAGACAAGATTGCTTAGGTTTCGGTCTTCATCATCCCAGTTTGTGACAGATTCAGGAAGGAGTGTCATCAGTCCAATAGTGGCAACCCCAAGTCCGACAATTGTGTACGTTTGCTCTTTAAGATAACCGGAGTCTCGCTCATTTGGGACGATTAAGTACTTTGGTAGAGGGGGCTCTTCAAGATTAGAGGTGATCTCTGCCAAGCCTAAGTTGGTTGAGTAGGTAAGAGGATACAAATCATAATGTGGATATAATACGTGACTCTGGGCTTGCTCAAACGAGTAGGACAACTCAATATGTTGGACTGAGTGAGTCGGACTGGCATTCGTCAGTGCTGAGTAAAGTAAAGCGGTAAGGCCAGCCTTTAACACGGAGTGCTCCAAAGAGTTGAGACTAATCGGGGTTGTGATTAGTAATTATAGTTAGATGAACGAAGACAAGATGTTAGATGCACAGTATGCTCTGAAATTGACTCCGACCCAGCAAACAAAATTAAACTAACACGTTTATATAACGTGAGATGAATAAGGACAAACTATGTTGAAAATTGCAATGTTAAGCACAGGAGAAGAGGTCCTGCATGGAGACATTGTAGATACAAATGCAGCCTGGTTGGCTCAGTTGTTCTTCGAGAATGGATATTCATTAATTAAGCGTTCAACAGTGGGCGATGAAAAGTCCTCCTTGGTTGAAGAACTGGTTATGCTCAGTTTCAATAATGATGTTGTCATCGTTAATGGTGGGTTAGGTCCGACCAGTGACGATTTGAGTGCAGAAGCGGCCGCCATTGCTGCTGACACGGATCTTGTTGAGTGTACAGAGTGGGTAGAGCGCTTACGTGCATTTTTTGCTGATCGCGGCGTTGTTATGCCAGAAAGCAATTTGAAGCAAGCAATGCTGCCTAGAGGTTCAACCATGATTGATAACCCGGTAGGTACTGCGTGTGGGTTTAAGGTTGAGCTCAACGATTGCGCTTTGTATTTTACTCCCGGTGTTCCCAGTGAGTTTAAACGGATGATAGAAAGTGAAATCTTGCCAGATTTGCAAAAAAACTATCCCACTCAAACTGGTATGGAGTGCAGTAAATTGCATACATTGGGGACCTCTGAGTCGGCACTTTCTGACAAATTGGATAAAGTTGAGCTTCCAGAAGGGTACTTCCTCGGTTATCGCTCCTACATTCCGTATATCGAGGTAAAACTATTCGGCCCTAAGAGTGATGTCGACCGACGAGTTAAGTTATTGCAATTGATTTATAAATTGATTGAAGAGCATGTAGTGAGTGTCGATGAGTCAATGCAGCAGCATGTGGCACACTTGATGATAGATAAAAAGCTCTCTATCTCCATGGCTGAGCAGTCCACACATGGTAATTTGGCGCGATGGCTTCATTTTGACGAAAATGCCGCACAATACTGTGGCCACGGATGGGTGCTAGGCGGGCAAGTTACCGTTGGCCAAGACGAAGGCGATGCTCTGGCCTCAGCATTTGCACTTGCTGCCGCCACAAAAGAGAAGTGTGGAACAGATGTATCGATAGTGACTGGTACCATTAACGACAACACGTTTTCAATAGCGATTGCGAGTAAAGAAGGAGAGTGGGGTCAGACTTTAACGCTAAATAGAAAGTACTCCCGCGAGGAGAAGGTGTTAGTGATCACCACTATTGCGGCGGATATGCTAAGGCGTTATTTGTCTCGTCAGCCTATGTTTCCAAGCTACAGTGCGCTCAAACGAGTAAAAGATATGTTTGTGCCTCAAAGTGCCATTCAATGCTGACAGCGGTTGTTAAAGGGTGTTACTCATTGATTCAATTTGTCCTGGTACGATGAGTGTGTAACTGGTTGAATAAAAGGCATATTTAATACTTGCTCAAAATTCGGCTGCTAAGAACGAAATGTTATAAATGTTAAGCTATTGATATTTAATGTATTTTATCTTTCTTCTCTGAAGAAGACAGAAAATTTAACATTTCGGGTTTAGACTTATAAATCGTCTAAGTTTGTACTCGGAGAGATTGATATGTTTCATCACTCAAAAATTTTGGTGTGGTATCAGATCGCTGGCCAAAAGATCATTTTAGGGGAGGCGGTGAGCAGCCAGCATTTGGATGCGGTATCTATGTGGTTGACAGCTCCTGAAGAAACAGACCAGGCAGGTGAATTAGGTTATCGTTTATCTTTGTTCGATGATGACGGAAGACAGATTGCCAATAAAGCCGTTTCAATGTTGACAGCAGATACTTTGCTTTCAGGGAATAGTAAGACGAGTGAAACACGATATTAAAAAACCCGGTATTGAATACCGGGCTTTTATGGACAACTTGTAAAAAGTCTTGACGACAAAACGTTATTACTAACTAACGTTAAGCACGCTTCTCTTTTATAGCATAATTGACATCTTCGAGTTGCACATCCGATTTCGCTTTGGATATGCAGGGGAGGATTTCATCTGCTTGTGTATACGCCATAGCAAAACCAACGTACTCCACTTCACCTGAAATTAGCTTGCAGCGACAAGCGCCACAGTGGCCATCTCGGCAGTTGTATTCAGGCTCAATACCAGCTTTCTCCATTGTTTCCAAAATCGTATTGGAAGGGTTGGACTGAATTGTTGAGGTACCGTTGATTTTGATACTGGGCATTACAGTTCGAAGTCCTTAAAGTCATCTACGCGAACATCACTGTCAATTTGACCAACAAGGTAAGATGAAATCTCAGCTTCTTGAGGTGCAACCTGAACATTGTCTGAAGACAACCACGCGTTAATCCAAGGAATTGGGTTCGACGTTGCGTTTGGATATGCCGCACTTAAACCAACCGCTTGCATACGGATGTTGGTAATATACTCAACGTATTGACACAGAATGTCTTTGTTCAGACCAATCATTGAACCATCTTTGAATAGGTATTCCGCCCACTCTTTTTCTTGTTCAGCCGCTGCTTTGAACAGATCGAAACACTCTTGTTTACACTCTTCTGCGATTTGCATGAACGAGAAATCGTCTTGGCCATTACGCAGCAGGTTGATCATGTGCTGGGTACCTGTCAGGTGAAGTGCTTCATCACGCGCAATAAGCTTGATGATCTTTGCATTACCTTCCATCAATTCGCGCTCTGCAAAGGCAAAAGAACACGCAAAACTTACGTAGAAACGAATGGCTTCTAGTGCGTTAACAGACATAAGACATAGGTACAGCTGTTTCTTCAGCGCTTGAAGTGAAACGGTCACTTCTTCACCATTGATCTGGTGCTTACCTTCACCGTAACGGTGGTAGTCGTTGGTCAGTTTGATCAGGTCATCGTAGTAGTGAGAAATATCTTCTGCACGTTTAAGGATGTGCTCGTTCTCAACGATGTCGTCAAATACGATACCAGGATCGTTAACGATATTACGGATAATATGAGTGTAAGAGCGAGAGTGAATCGTTTCTGAGAACGACCATGTTTCAATCCAAGTTTCTACTTCTGGAAGAGAAACAAGGGGTAGCAGTGCCACGTTAGGACTGCGACCCTGAATAGAATCAAGCAGAGTTTGATATTTCAGGTTAGAGATAAAAATATGCTTTTCGTGATCTGGCAGTTTGTTGTAGTCGATACGGTCACTAGATACGTCAACTTCTTCTGGACGCCAGAAAAATGAAAGCTGCTTTTCAATCAGCTTTTCAAAGATTTCGAATTTTTGTTGGTCGTAACGAGCAACGTTTACTGACTGACCCAAGAACATTGGCTCTTTTAGTTGGTCGTTCTTGTTTCTGTTAAAAGTACTGTAAGCCATAGTGCCTCAATTCCTTTTAAGCCCCTCAAAGGTGAGGGGCTAATAATTTGTTAAACCTGATTAACCCTATTTAAGTGTGGGTTATGGATTAAATCTTACAACCGCCGCCTGCACAATCATCATCTTGTGGCTGCACTGCATCTTTTTGGTCGTCTTTCGCGCCATCGCGGGTGTTATGGTAGTAAAGCGTCTTCACACCAAACTTGTAAGCAGTAAGCAGGTCTTGCATCAACTTCTTCATTGGAACCTTGCCACTTTCGAAACGGCTAGGGTCGTAGTTGGTGTTGGCTGAAATTGCTTGGTCTACGAATTTCTGCATGATACCAACAAGATGAATGTAACCGTCGTTTGACCCAATGTTCCAAAGCAACTCGTAGTTGTCTTTCAGGTTAACGAAATCAGGTACAACTTGCTTCAGGATGCCATCTTTAGACGCTTTCACCGATACGTAACCACGTGGTGGTTCAATACCGTTAGTTGCGTTCGAAATCTGTGAAGAGGTTTCTGAAGGCATCAGCGCGGTTAGCGTTGAGTTACGTAAACCGTGCTCCATGATTTCTTCACGTAGAGCATCCCAATCATAGTGAAGTTCTTCGTTGCAAATCAGATCAACATCTTTCTTGTAAGTGTCGATAGGTAGAAGACCTTTCGCGTAGTTTGTCTCGTGGAACGAAGGACACTTACCTTGTTCTTTTGCAAGCGCTACCGATGCTTTTAGCAAGTAGTATTGCATCGCTTCAAACGTGCGGTGTGTTAGACCATTCGCGCTTCCGTCAGAGTATTTCACACCATTCTTCGCTAGGTAGTACGCGTAGTTAATCACGCCAACACCCAGTGTACGACGGTTCATTGTTGACTTGTATGCAGCTGGAAGAGGGTAGTCTTGGTAATCAAGTAGTGCGTCTAGTGCACGAACTACAAGGTCAGACAGCTCTTCGAAATCGTCCAGTGATTTAATCGCACCCAGGTTAAATGCTGATAGCGTACAAAGCGCGATCTCACCTGAATCATCTTCAACGTTAGTCAAAGGTTTAGTTGGAAGGGCGATTTCCAAACATAGGTTTGACTGACGAACTGGTGCAACTTTAGAGTCGAACGGGCTGTGAGTATTACAGTGGTCAACGTTCTGGATGTAAATACGACCTGTCGATGCACGTTCTTGCATTAACAGAGAGAACATCTCGATCGCTTTTACCGTCTCTTTTTTCACTGATGGATCGTTTTCGTACTTAACGTACAAACGTTCGAACTCATCCTGATCTTCGAAGAACGCATCGTATAGGCCTGGTACGTCTGAAGGCGAGAACAACGTAATATTTCCACCTTCAACCAAACGTTGGTACATCAGACGGTTTAACTGAACACCGTAGTCCATATGGCGAACACGGTTTTCTTCAACACCACGGTTGTTTTTCAGAACCATCAGCGCTTGTGATTCACCGTGCCAAAGTGGGTAGAATACGGTCGCTGCACCACCACGAACACCACCTTGAGAGCAACATTTCACTGCTGTCTGGAAGTATTTGTAGAATGGAATACAACCTGTATGGAATGCTTCGCCACCACGGATTTCAGAACCCAATGCACGAATGCGACCAGCGTTAATGCCGATACCCGCACGTTGAGATACGTAACGCACAATAGAGCTTGCCGTTGCGTTAATAGAATCTAGGCTATCGCCACACTCTATCAGTACACATGAACTGAATTGACGCGTAGGCGTACGTACACCAGACATAATTGGTGTAGGTAGGGAAATTTTGAATGTCGATGTCGCATCATAGAAACGCTTGATGTAATCAAGACGAGAATCTTTTGGATACTTAGCAAACAGACATGCAGCAACCAGAATATAGAGAAACTGAGCACTTTCGTAGATTTGACCCGTTACGCGGTTCTGAACGAAGTATTTACCTTCAAGCTGTTTTACCGCAGCGTACGAGAAATCAAGGTCACGCTTGTGATCAAGGTAGGCGTCTAGCTCATCCAGTTCCGACTTTGAGTAGTCTTCAAGAATGTGCTGATCGTATTTGCCTTTCTCAATCAAGTCCGTTACGTGATCGAATAGCGCTGGTGGCTCATACTGTCCGTAAGCTTTCTTACGCAGGTGGAAGACAGCTAGACGTGCCGCTAGGTATTGGTAATCCGGAGTCTCTTCAGAGATTAAATCTGCCGCTGATTTGATGATAGTTTCATGAATATCAGTGGTCGT is a genomic window of Vibrio japonicus containing:
- a CDS encoding carboxynorspermidine synthase, giving the protein MAILQIGAGGVGWVVAHKAAQNNDVLGDITIASRTVGKCEKIIESIQKKNNLKDSTKKLEARAVNADDVDSLVALIKEVQPDLVINAGPPWVNMPIMEACYQAKVSYLDTSVAVDLCSEGQQVPEAYDWQWGYREKFEEAGITGILGAGFDPGVVSVFAAYAVKHLFDEIDTIDVMDVNAGDHGKKFATNFDPETNMLEIQGDSFYWENGEWKQVPCHSRMLEFEFPNCGSHKVYSMAHDEVRSMKEFIPAKRIEFWMGFGDRYLNYFNVMRDIGLLSPDPLTLHDGTVVQPLHVLKALLPDPTSLAPGYTGLTCIGTWVQGKKDGKERSVFIYNNADHEVAYEDVEHQAISYTTGVPAITAALQFFRGKWADKGVFNMEQLDPDPFLETMPEIGLDWHVQELEPAQGLPVIHELKK
- the nspC gene encoding carboxynorspermidine decarboxylase, with the translated sequence MQHNELKTPYFMINEDKLIANLEKAKQLKEISGVKLVLALKCFSTWGVFDIIKPYLDGTTSSGPFEVKLGHETFGGETHAYSVGYSEDDVREVADICDKMIFNSQSQLAAYRHIVEGKASVGLRLNPGVSYAGQDLANPARKFSRLGVQADHIKPEVFEGIDGVMFHMNCENKDVDAFIGLLDAISEQFGEYLNKLDWVSMGGGVFFTWPGYDIEKLGLALKAFAEKHGVQMYLEPGEAIITKTTDLVVTVVDIVENVKKTAIVDSATEAHRLDTLIYNEPASILEASENGEHEYVIGSCSCLAGDQFCVANFEQPLEIGQRLHILDSAGYTMVKLNWFNGLRMPSVYCERSSGEIQKLNEFDYSDFKRSLSQWSVK
- a CDS encoding glycine cleavage system protein R, which codes for MNTTFIVNFVGKASPTTIKQLAAITHENGGKWLISKVNFIEDQVAAVIKVDVPSKNADVVKNAFQDQQGLIVQIVDSQALHTNADTIYQIRLDSNDRAGIVNEITHILDGQGVSILDMDCQRVFIAGGGGVSSSLFTANMAIRLPSEVDIDDIANELESLSEDTKVMVEA
- a CDS encoding DUF3943 domain-containing protein encodes the protein MLKAGLTALLYSALTNASPTHSVQHIELSYSFEQAQSHVLYPHYDLYPLTYSTNLGLAEITSNLEEPPLPKYLIVPNERDSGYLKEQTYTIVGLGVATIGLMTLLPESVTNWDDEDRNLSNLVSKWKDNVRAGPEWDRDDPFLNYVMHPYFGGVYYTVARHAGYNEFGSFLYSAGVSTLFWEYGLEAFAEAPSWQDLFITPIFGAVVGELMLEAEQDIIASGGQVMGSASLGDVTLFFLNPVGHIHGWVSDIWGGNAELHYSSTPWFNNRDAANFALRSGAHYDDYFYGAEIIIRF
- a CDS encoding CinA family nicotinamide mononucleotide deamidase-related protein; translation: MLKIAMLSTGEEVLHGDIVDTNAAWLAQLFFENGYSLIKRSTVGDEKSSLVEELVMLSFNNDVVIVNGGLGPTSDDLSAEAAAIAADTDLVECTEWVERLRAFFADRGVVMPESNLKQAMLPRGSTMIDNPVGTACGFKVELNDCALYFTPGVPSEFKRMIESEILPDLQKNYPTQTGMECSKLHTLGTSESALSDKLDKVELPEGYFLGYRSYIPYIEVKLFGPKSDVDRRVKLLQLIYKLIEEHVVSVDESMQQHVAHLMIDKKLSISMAEQSTHGNLARWLHFDENAAQYCGHGWVLGGQVTVGQDEGDALASAFALAAATKEKCGTDVSIVTGTINDNTFSIAIASKEGEWGQTLTLNRKYSREEKVLVITTIAADMLRRYLSRQPMFPSYSALKRVKDMFVPQSAIQC
- the yfaE gene encoding class I ribonucleotide reductase maintenance protein YfaE is translated as MPSIKINGTSTIQSNPSNTILETMEKAGIEPEYNCRDGHCGACRCKLISGEVEYVGFAMAYTQADEILPCISKAKSDVQLEDVNYAIKEKRA
- the nrdB gene encoding class Ia ribonucleoside-diphosphate reductase subunit beta; protein product: MAYSTFNRNKNDQLKEPMFLGQSVNVARYDQQKFEIFEKLIEKQLSFFWRPEEVDVSSDRIDYNKLPDHEKHIFISNLKYQTLLDSIQGRSPNVALLPLVSLPEVETWIETWSFSETIHSRSYTHIIRNIVNDPGIVFDDIVENEHILKRAEDISHYYDDLIKLTNDYHRYGEGKHQINGEEVTVSLQALKKQLYLCLMSVNALEAIRFYVSFACSFAFAERELMEGNAKIIKLIARDEALHLTGTQHMINLLRNGQDDFSFMQIAEECKQECFDLFKAAAEQEKEWAEYLFKDGSMIGLNKDILCQYVEYITNIRMQAVGLSAAYPNATSNPIPWINAWLSSDNVQVAPQEAEISSYLVGQIDSDVRVDDFKDFEL
- the nrdA gene encoding class 1a ribonucleoside-diphosphate reductase subunit alpha, coding for MNQQLTVTKRDGRKESIDLEKIHRVITWAAEGLDNVSVSQVELRAHIQFYEGITTTDIHETIIKSAADLISEETPDYQYLAARLAVFHLRKKAYGQYEPPALFDHVTDLIEKGKYDQHILEDYSKSELDELDAYLDHKRDLDFSYAAVKQLEGKYFVQNRVTGQIYESAQFLYILVAACLFAKYPKDSRLDYIKRFYDATSTFKISLPTPIMSGVRTPTRQFSSCVLIECGDSLDSINATASSIVRYVSQRAGIGINAGRIRALGSEIRGGEAFHTGCIPFYKYFQTAVKCCSQGGVRGGAATVFYPLWHGESQALMVLKNNRGVEENRVRHMDYGVQLNRLMYQRLVEGGNITLFSPSDVPGLYDAFFEDQDEFERLYVKYENDPSVKKETVKAIEMFSLLMQERASTGRIYIQNVDHCNTHSPFDSKVAPVRQSNLCLEIALPTKPLTNVEDDSGEIALCTLSAFNLGAIKSLDDFEELSDLVVRALDALLDYQDYPLPAAYKSTMNRRTLGVGVINYAYYLAKNGVKYSDGSANGLTHRTFEAMQYYLLKASVALAKEQGKCPSFHETNYAKGLLPIDTYKKDVDLICNEELHYDWDALREEIMEHGLRNSTLTALMPSETSSQISNATNGIEPPRGYVSVKASKDGILKQVVPDFVNLKDNYELLWNIGSNDGYIHLVGIMQKFVDQAISANTNYDPSRFESGKVPMKKLMQDLLTAYKFGVKTLYYHNTRDGAKDDQKDAVQPQDDDCAGGGCKI